One window of Triticum dicoccoides isolate Atlit2015 ecotype Zavitan chromosome 5A, WEW_v2.0, whole genome shotgun sequence genomic DNA carries:
- the LOC119300368 gene encoding rho GTPase-activating protein 2-like, whose translation MTGVVVVSTGCKGGSVGKKRGGGGGEEAEERERQQLSVLALLLAAVRRSVVACRVERGPDRVAGGGGGCRWGEDDEDAAAPELAEMEIGWPTDVRHVAHVTFDRFHGFLGLPVEFEVEMPPRVPSASASVFGVSAESMQCTYDGKGNSVPTILLLMQERLYGQGGLKAEGIFRINPENDQEEHVRDQLNKGVVPEDIDVHCLASLIKAWFRELPEGVLDSLSPEQVLQCNSEEEFLELVTLLRPTPAALLNWAVELMADVVEEEELNKMNARNIAMVFAPNMTQMSDPLTALMHAVQVMNFLKTLILRTLRERDDVAPGDYTPYSSPASSGRHSDAEYYGSEREMMDRSCELSDMHSQISKSGGQVDYLVRYNTCFNSEQEGDHPLTEAEEVFLDRLESQLEDDRPEGSTSKQHEVSSEIVEMEDDQPELKSETKALEDIEEEEEEECAELLK comes from the exons ATGACGGGGGTGGTGGTGGTCTCGACGGGGTGCAAGGGCGGAAGCGTGGGGAAgaagaggggcggcggcggcggggaggaggcggaggagcgggAGAGGCAGCAGCTGTCGGTGCTGGCGCTGCTGCTCGCGGCCGTGCGGAGGTCGGTCGTGGCGTGCCGGGTGGAGCGGGGGCCGGACCGCgtcgccggcggcggtggcggctgccgCTGGGGAGAGGACGACGAGGACGCGGCCGCCCCCgagctggcggagatggagatcggCTGGCCGACCGACGTCCGCCACGTCGCGCACGTCACCTTCGACCGCTTCCACGGCTTCCTCGGCCTCCCCGTCGAGTTCGAGGTGGAGATGCCTCCCCGCGTCCCCAGCGCCAG TGCGAGTGTGTTCGGTGTCTCGGCCGAATCAATGCAATGCACCTACGATGGCAAGGGAAACTCGGTCCCCACGATACTGCTGCTTATGCAGGAGAGGTTGTATGGTCAGGGCGGGCTAAAG GCTGAAGGGATCTTTCGCATAAACCCGGAGAATGACCAAGAAGAGCATGTGAGGGATCAACTGAACAAAGGAGTTGTTCCTGAGGACATTGATGTTCACTGCTTGGCAAGCCTCATTAAG GCATGGTTCAGGGAACTTCCTGAAGGTGTGCTGGATAGCCTCTCCCCGGAGCAGGTTCTGCAATGCAATTCTGAAGAGGAATTCCTAGAGCTTGTGACGCTACTGCGCCCCACTCCAGCTGCACTCCTCAATTGGGCTGTTGAGCTAATGGCTGATGTTGTGGAGGAGGAGGAGCTAAACAAGATGAATGCTAGAAACATAGCCATGGTGTTTGCCCCCAACATGACTCAG ATGTCAGATCCTTTGACAGCCCTGATGCATGCTGTGCAAGTCATGAACTTTCTCAAAACATTGATCTTGAGGACGCTTCGAGAGCGTGATGATGTAGCTCCTGGAGATTACACTCCATACTCATCTCCAGCATCTTCCGGTCGGCATTCTGATGCCGAATACTATGGCAGTGAGCGGGAGATGATGGACAGAAGCTGTGAGCTGAGCGATATGCACAGCCAGATCAGCAAGTCCGGGGGGCAGGTGGATTATTTGGTGAGGTACAACACCTGTTTCAACAGTGAACAGGAAGGCGACCATCCCCTCACTGAAGCCGAAGAGGTGTTCTTGGATCGGCTGGAAAGCCAACTCGAAGATGACAGACCAGAGGGAAGCACAAGCAAACAGCACGAAGTAAGCTCCGAGATTGTGGAAATGGAGGACGATCAACCTGAGCTGAAATCTGAAACCAAGGCATTGGAGgacatagaagaagaagaagaagaagaatgtgcaGAGTTATTGAAATGA
- the LOC119300370 gene encoding VIN3-like protein 1, translated as MESTGGDPSGFAAAALHASSDVSEHEEIKPADDSNTISDYAQEPLNFFPEQESNDASVSTEKKESVVSKCKSVEEIPREATVKRCKNIDSKKLFSNNKNSPSLTGIQALRKPPRKGAHPIQLRESEMFQDKKPPSTWICKNAACKAVLTSENTFCKRCSCCICHLFDDNKDPSLWLVCSSETGDTDCCESSCHVECALQRRKAGRIDLGQSMHLDGNYCCAACGKVIGILGFWKRQLAVAKDARRVDILCSRIYLSHRLLDGTTRFKELHQIVQDAKAKLETEVGPLDGSSKMARCIVGRLPVAADVQKLCSLAMEKVDDWLQSNTQAETKQIDTLPTACRFRFEDITASSLVIVLKETASSQYHAIKGYKLWYWNSREPPSTGEPVIFPEDQRRILISNLQPCTEYAFRIISFVEDGELGHSESKCFTRSVEIMHKNIEHGAEGCSSTAKRNVKRHNGRSSGFKVRQLGKVLRRAWEEDGFPSEFCKDEIEDSCDQSDSVILEKGQVAHVISRKLDLNETSVPDLNAEVVMPTECLRNENVYSSGKNDLRKSNGCGDFATCTEGHVGEAPAMESRSQSRKQTSDLEQETCAEDGNLVIGSQRHFSRRLGELDNNYEYCVKTIRWLECCGHIEKEFRMRFLTWFSLRSTEQERRVVLTFIRTLVDEPGSLAGQLLDSFEEIVASKRPRTGFCTKLWH; from the exons ATGGAGTCGACCGGAGGAGATCCGTCTGGATTCGCCGCTGCGG CTTTACATGCTTCTAGTGATGTGAGCGAACATGAAGAGATTAAACCCGCTGATGACAGCAACACCATCTCAGACTATGCCCAGGAACCATTGAATTTTTTTCCGGAGCAAGAATCTAACGATGCCAGTGTTAGTACAGAAAAGAAAGAGTCTGTCGTATCCAAATGCAAGTCGGTGGAAGAAATTCCAAGAGAAGCAACCGTAAAAAGGTGCAAGAACATCGATTCCAAGAAGCTCTTCTCAAATAACAAAAATAGTCCAAGCCTCACTGGTATTCAGGCTCTCAGAAAGCCGCCAAGAAAGGGGGCCCATCCTATTCAACTTCGTGAGAGCGAAATGTTTCAAGACAAAAAGCCTCCTTCCACATGGATATGCAAAAATGCAGCCTGCAAAGCTGTGCTTACCTCAGAGAATACATTCTGCAAACGGTGTTCGTGTTGTATATGCCACCttttcgatgacaacaaagatcctAGCCTTTGGCTCGTCTGCTCATCAGAGACTGGTGATACAGATTGCTGTGAGTCATCCTGCCACGTTGAGTGCGCACTCCAGCGCCGAAAGGCAGGGCGCATCGATCTTGGGCAATCTATGCACCTAGATGGTAACTATTGCTGTGCTGCCTGCGGGAAGGTTATTGGAATACTTGG GTTCTGGAAAAGGCAGCTAGCGGTTGCTAAAGATGCTCGTCGGGTTGATATTCTTTGTTCTCGTATATACCTAAGTCATAGGCTTTTGGATGGCACAACCCGTTTTAAAGAGCTGCATCAGATTGTACAGGATGCAAAAGCAAAGCTGGAAACTGAGGTTGGTCCCCTTGATGGGTCTTCTAAGATGGCCCGGTGCATTGTGGGCCGGCTTCCTGTTGCTGCCGATGTGCAGAAACTTTGCTCTCTAGCAATGGAGAAGGTAGATGACTGGCTGCAGTCAAACACTCAAGCAGAAACTAAACAAATTG ATACACTTCCTACTGCCTGCAGGTTTAGATTTGAAGATATTACAGCTTCATCATTAGTGATTGTTCTGAAAGAAACTGCTTCCTCGCAGTATCATGCTATCAAAGGCTACAAGCTTTGGTACTGGAACAGCAGAGAACCGCCTTCCACTGGGGAGCCTGTTATTTTCCCCGAAGACCAAAGAAGGATATTGATTTCCAATCTGCAGCCCTGCACGGAGTATGCCTTTCGGATCATTTCATttgttgaggacggtgaacttggccACTCCGAGTCTAAGTGCTTTACCAGGAGTGTGGAGATCATGCACAAGAATATAGAGCACGGTGCAGAAGGTTGCTCGTCTACTGCCAAGAGAAATGTCAAGAGGCACAATGGCAGGTCGTCAGGCTTCAAGGTGCGCCAGCTGGGTAAAGTATTACGGAGGGCATGGGAAGAGGATGGTTTCCCCAGTGAGTTCTGTAAAGATGAGATTGAAGATTCCTGCGATCAGAGTGATTCAGTGATACTAGAGAAGGGTCAAGTTGCACATGTTATTTCACGCAAACTCGATCTTAATGAAACCTCAGTCCCAGATTTAAACGCTGAGGTAGTCATGCCAACAGAGTGCCTCCGAAATGAGAACGTGTATAGTTCAGGAAAGAATGATTTGAGGAAGTCCAATGGCTGTGGTGATTTCGCGACCTGCACCGAGGGGCATGTCGGCGAGGCACCTGCAATGGAATCCCGATCACAAAGTCGAAAGCAGACATCAGACTTGGAGCAGGAAACCTGTGCGGAGGATGGCAATTTGGTCATCGGTTCACAGAGGCACTTCTCCCGTAGGTTAGGTGAGCTAGATAATAACTATGAGTACTGTGTGAAGACTATTCGATGGTTGGAATGTTGTGGCCACATCGAGAAAGAATTTAGGATGAGATTTCTAACCTGGTTTAGCCTGAGATCGACGGAGCAGGAGCGGAGGGTTGTCTTGACCTTTATCCGCACCCTCGTTGACGAGCCAGGTAGTTTGGCAGGGCAGCTCCTGGATTCATTTGAAGAAATTGTTGCCAGTAAAAGGCCAAGGACTGGTTTCTGCACTAAGCTATGGCACTAA